One window from the genome of Cuculus canorus isolate bCucCan1 chromosome 12, bCucCan1.pri, whole genome shotgun sequence encodes:
- the RNF111 gene encoding E3 ubiquitin-protein ligase Arkadia isoform X3 produces MEISTLEFKNKKGSGTKTLQPFLKLSMSKWTPECNIVYTLKADMKSEVPSDAPKRQESLKGILLNPEPIGAAKSFPAEVEMIASKVGNEFSHLCGDSQKQKDMNGNRTDQDKSIVVRKKRKSQQAGPSYTQNCPDKENQGILGLRQHLETQSEDNDSSFSDCISSPSSSLHFGDSDTVTSDEEKDAPVRHPQAVLNNTSRTHSARSQKWPRTEADSVPGLLMKRPCFHSSSLRRLPYRKRFVKTSSSQRTQNQKERILMQRKKREVLARRKYALLPSSSSSSENDLSSESSSSSSTEGEEDLFVSPGENHQNSTPVPSGSIDEDVVVIEASSTPQVTANEEINVTSTDSEVEIVTVGESYRSRSTLGHTRSHWGQSSSSHAARPQEQRNRSRVSTVIQPLRQSAAEVVDLTVDEDEPAVVPTTSARAEPQVVSSASSNSSSTSTSEQASDAAPNISTSQPSAAPETTSSLPSGSTAGTSAGDDMRRTASNTTLESGPPAMPRLPSCCPQHSPCGGPSQPHHALGHPHTSCFQQHGHHFQHHHHHHHNPHPAVALSPSFTDSSCPVERPPPVPAPCGASSSSGTSYHDQQALPVDLSSSGIRSHGSGAFHGTSAFDPCCPGSSSRTAIYGHQAGAGPSQSITIDGYGSSMVAQPQPQPPPQASLSSCRHYMHSPYASLTRPLHHQASACPHSHGNPPPQPQPPPQVDYVIPHPVHPFHPSISSHASSHPVPPPPPPPTHPLASAAAPIPQHLPATHQPISHHIPATAPPAQRLHPHEVIQRMEVQRRRMMQHPTRAHERPPPHPHRMHPNYGHGHHIHVPQTMSSHPRQAPERSAWELGIEAGVTAATYPPGPLHPHLAHYHAPPRLHHLQIGALPLMVPDMAGYPHIRYISSGLDGTSFRGPFRGNFEELIHLEERLGNVNRGATQGTIERCTYPHKYKKRKLHCKQDGEEGTEEDTEEKCTICLSILEEGEDVRRLPCMHLFHQVCVDQWLITNKKCPICRVDIEAQLPSES; encoded by the exons ATGGAGATTTCCACACTGGAGTTTAAGAATAAAAAGGGGAGTGGAACCAAAACACTCCA GCCTTTCTTAAAACTTTCCATGTCTAAATGGACTCCTGAATGTAATATAGTTTATACTCTAAAAGCGGATATGAAGAGTGAAGTTCCTTCTGATGCACCAAAGAGACAGGAGAGTCTGAAGGGGATCCTCTTGAACCCTGAGCCTATTGGGGCTGCAAAAAGCTTCCCTGCAGAAGTTGAGATGATTGCTAGTAAGGTAGGGAATGAGTTCTCTCACTTATGTGGTGATTCTCAAAAACAGAAGGACATGAATGGCAACCGTACAGACCAAGACAAAAGTATTGTTGTGCGAAAAAAACGCAAGAGCCAGCAGGCTGGTCCTTCCTATACTCAAAATTGTCCTGATAAAGAGAACCAAGGAATCTTAGGATTAAGACAGCATCTAGAAACACAGAGTGAAGACAATGATTCTTCTTTTAGCGACTGTATCTCTTCACCTTCATCTAGCCTACATTTTGGAGACTCTGACACAGTAACatctgatgaagaaaaagatgctCCTGTTAGACACCCTCAGGCAGTGCTGAATAATACAAGTAGAACTCACAGCGCAAGGTCACAAAAGTGGCCTCGGACTGAGGCAGACTCGGTGCCTGGGTTATTAATGAAAAGGCCCTGTTTTCACAGCAGTTCTTTAAGAAGACTTCCATATAGGAAGAGATTTGTGAAAACAAGTTCATCGCAGCGGACACAGAACCAAAAAGAACGAATTttaatgcagaggaaaaagcgGGAAGTTTTAGCTCGAAGGAAGTACGCTTTGCTACCCAGCTCTAGCAGTTCCAGTGAGAACGATCTAAGTAGTGAATCTTCTTCCAGTTCATCAACTGAAGGGGAGGAAGACCTGTTTGTGTCACCTGGTGAAAACCACCAGAACAGTACACCTGTTCCTTCAG GAAGTATTGATGAAGATGTTGTGGTGATTGAAGCATCCTCCACTCCCCAGGTCACCgctaatgaagaaataaatgttacCTCAACAGATAGTGAAGTGGAGATTGTCACTGTTGGTGAAAGCTACAG GTCTCGTTCAACACTTGGACACACAAGATCACACTGGGGACAAAGCTCAAGTTCTCATGCTGCACGACCTCAGGAGCAGCGGAACCGCAGTAGGGTCTCCACAGTCATACAGCCGCTGAGGCAGAGTGCCGCCGAAGTTGTGGACCTTACCGTGGATGAAGATG AGCCGGCAGTTGTGCCAACCACGTCAGCTAGAGCGGAGCCACAGGTCGTGAGTTCTGCTTCCAGTAACAGTTCTAGTACGTCTACCTCAGAGCAGGCCTCTGATGCAGCTCCAAACATCTCCACCAGCCAGCCCTCTGCAGCACCAGAGACGACTTCTAGTCTTCCCAGTGGCAGCACTGCTGGTACTTCTGCTGGAG ATGATATGAGAAGAACTGCATCTAACACGACACTGGAATCTGGTCCTCCGGCCATGCCAAGGTTGCCATCGTGCTGCCCTCAGCATTCTCCTTGTGGAGGACCTTCACAGCCTCACCATGCATTGGGGCACCCGCATACaagctgctttcagcagcatGGTCACCACTTCCaacatcaccaccaccaccaccacaacccTCACCCAGCTGTTGCACTGTCTCCTTCCTTCACTGACTCCAGCTGTCCTGTAGAGAGGCCTCCTCCTGTGCCGGCACCGTGTGGAGCAAGCAGCAGTTCTGGTACCAGTTACCATGACCAG CAGGCATTGCCAGTAGACTTAAGCAGCAGTGGTATAAGAAGTCATGGAAGTGGTGCTTTTCATGGAACATCTGCTTTTGACCCCTGCTGTCCCGGTTCTTCATCTCGAACTGCAATTTATGGGCATCAGGCTGGTGCAGGCCCAAGCCAATCAATAACAATAGACGGATATGGATCAAGTATGGTTGCGCAGCCACAGCCTCAACCTCCTCCTCAGGCATCACTCTCCTCCTGTCGGCATTACATGCATTCTCCTT ATGCTTCTTTGACCAGACCTCTTCATCATCAAGCTTCTGCATGTCCTCACTCTCATGGAAATCCTCCTCCACAGCCACAACCTCCACCTCAAGTAGATTATGTTATCCCTCATCCAGTGCATCCCTTCCATCCTTCAATCTCCTCTCATGCATCTTCTCATCCtgttcctcctccacctccaccaccaacTCATCCTTTAGCCAGTGCAGCTGCTCCAATACCCCAGCATCTTCCTGCAACACACCAGCCTATATCCCATCATATCCCTGCAACAGCCCCTCCAGCACAGAGGCTACATCCTCATGAAGTGATCCAGAGGATGGAGGTCCAGAGAAGAAGAATGATGCAACACCCAAC ACGTGCTCATGAACGGCCTCCTCCACATCCTCACAGAATGCATCCCAATTATGGTCATGGGCATCACATTCACGTGCCTCAGACAATGTCTTCCCATCCTCGACAAGCTCCGGAGAGATCTGCCTG GGAACTGGGAATTGAAGCTGGTGTGACTGCAGCGACGTACCCTCCAGGGCCCTTGCATCCTCACTTGGCCCACTACCATGCACCTCCTCGACTACATCACCTGCAAATAGGGGCTCTTCCCCTCATG GTACCAGACATGGCGGGCTACCCTCACATCCGTTACATTTCATCGGGATTGGATGGAACATCATTCAGAGGCCCTTTCAGGGGCAATTTTGAG GAGCTGATTCACTTGGAGGAACGATTAGGCAACGTTAATCGTGGAGCAACGCAGGGAACTATAGAAAGATGCACATATCCACATAAATACAAAAAG AGGAAACTGCACTGCAAACaagatggggaggaaggaaCAGAGGAAGACACGGAGGAAAAGTGTACCATCTGCTTGTCTATACTGGAGGAAGGTGAAGATGTCAG